Proteins encoded together in one Stigmatella aurantiaca window:
- the thiE gene encoding thiamine phosphate synthase — MDLRERLSVYVIVSGSTPEGVVDRVLAAGVGSLQYREKHLPLGQQLRQARRLREQCRQAGALFFVNDRLDLAMAAGADGVHLGQSDLPPAEARRLWGPQALIGASCATLEELPFSAGADYVGVGPIYATASKEDAGAPQGVEALARICQAFPGPVVGIGGIGPGRVTPLIRAGACGVSVISSVLDAPDPAAAARELLREVKHALAETGATRGGPRADGS; from the coding sequence ATGGACCTGAGGGAACGGCTCTCCGTTTACGTCATCGTCAGCGGCTCCACGCCCGAGGGCGTCGTGGACCGCGTGCTCGCCGCGGGCGTCGGCAGCCTCCAGTACCGGGAGAAGCACCTGCCCCTGGGCCAGCAGCTGCGCCAGGCCCGGCGCCTGCGCGAACAGTGCCGCCAGGCGGGGGCGCTCTTCTTCGTCAACGACCGGTTGGACCTGGCGATGGCCGCCGGGGCTGACGGCGTGCACCTGGGCCAGAGCGACCTGCCCCCCGCCGAGGCCCGCAGGCTCTGGGGCCCTCAGGCCCTCATCGGCGCGAGCTGCGCGACGCTGGAGGAGCTCCCGTTTTCCGCGGGCGCGGACTACGTGGGCGTCGGGCCCATCTACGCCACCGCCAGCAAGGAGGACGCGGGGGCGCCGCAGGGCGTGGAGGCCCTCGCGCGCATCTGCCAGGCCTTCCCCGGCCCCGTGGTGGGCATCGGGGGCATCGGGCCTGGCCGCGTGACGCCCCTCATCCGCGCGGGGGCGTGTGGCGTGTCGGTCATCTCCTCCGTCCTCGATGCGCCCGACCCGGCCGCCGCCGCCCGCGAGCTGCTGCGGGAGGTGAAGCACGCCCTGGCG